The nucleotide window AGAGGCTTCGTCTTTTCAATAATTTTCATCTGTTAAATTTTTGCTACTCATAGGCAGGTGCGACTCCTAGATGCAATTAGAGTGCTGATCTTCATGAATGAAACAGGATTATTAAAActaaatgtgtataaaaacaAGAACAGAGTTTGTGTTCTTTCACTCCGCTCAAAAAGAGTGCGTACTACGCACAGTGGAGAGCATCCGTACGGTGGGCACTTATTTACgccaagtttattttttataaatcccgATATGTGCGTGGAAAATTGCGTACGCATATTTCTATGACCATTTTGTGAGTACGCAACGTTTATACATCAGGCCCCTGCACTTTagtagttttttttctctgctggtgaatgatctcagcttcagagtaaATATTTGACGATCTCTGCTTcatccagtttgcagacatttctctttgtgaatttttttctgtatgcaaatccctcattttaaaaagctgaaccataacttaaTTGTTGCAATGACCTGACAGCCTCACTTTGGCACGCCACTTATGGCATTGTTTCTgcgtcttgttcacacagagagCTTTCCAGGAATGTTATGggaatgttactaggtcctctttccgggagCAATCCCAAAACATTTATGGTACGTTTTTGCGTTTACACAGAAGcctgtctggcaattttacgggtattttctgcgagcaaagtacagtgtgaatgaggttttagTTAACTCTCCTTCTGAAACAGGCTTGACTTGCATGCAAGAAAATGCATGCCGATAGTTATTCAGAGTTGCGTCCATTACTTCATATCATTATAAGGTGATTCATTTTGCTGAATAGATGTTGCATTAGCAGAGAAACAACAGCAGAAAGTTTGTCATCAAGGCTGACAGGACACTAGTGGTACCTCAAATTGTTACACAAAAATACAAGCAGATAAATTAAATCCAAATGTTTAATGTCATGATTATTACCATTGATTTGCATGAGTTTATATCCAGCTGGTTActtttattaatgatttatcCATATTGTAAGTTAATAATGAGAGAAAGCGAACTATATGCAGCTGTGTCGGCTACATAATCACATCCAACTATCAAAATCTGAATTCAGTTCTTTTTTATCATCACTGCAatacatctttttttattttgattagATAATCATTAAAGGTAAGGtatctgatttaaaaaaaatgcagactTTAGCTTACTAGCACTGAAATCACGATCCCATCCTTTGCAGTACAAACTGAACAACATTAACAAAATAACCAACTacacatataatatatatttatgtgaTTTGAATTATTTACTTCAATCAagtcaaatgtttattttgccCAAAATGATTTTCAGCTCTTATATTTTAATGCCTGGCTCGACTAGAGATAAACTTATGTATATCTCATTTGGCGTATTGGTTGTTAAATAATAACTTTGGTCATTTGTATATCTTCACAGGTCTGTTCCTGTAGATGCTGAAGAAACAATCTTAAATGACAGAATCTTCAGTGAAGCCACGATCACACCAGTTCATCTATAAATACTGTGAAGAAGTCAAACAAGCAGCTGCTGTCACAACACATTCAACTACTCTACTATTCTGATCCACTGTTGTAATGATGGAGTGTGTTAAAGAGGAGACTGATCCTGAATCATTCACAATAACACCTCAACATACTCAACAACAAAGAGGTTTGTGTTTCATCTTAATGACTGAGAAAGAGCTTAAAGTTTTTGACTTTGGTTATAAAGTTATTAGTGCTGCAcaatattataatttataatttgactaaaattattataaaagagAAAGACAGTCTGATGGACTTCACAATAATCTTTCTTGTATTTTGAGATTAAATTCAGGTttaatttttgttaatttaatttcatgttaatttgtttgttttaggCCTAATGGGAGTGAAAGAGGAAGTTCAAGGacaaaatgaaataaaggaTGAACATCAGCACCACAATTTCAAAAGTGAAGAAAATTCTTTCAGTTGTTCACAAACAGATAAGGATTCACATGAAGAAAAAGAAGCAGCAAAAATCTCTTTTCCATGCCATCCTTATGATGAGACTTCTACACAAGAAGGACATTCAAATGTTCACATAAAGACTCACACAGGAGAAATGCCTCAGTGTGAAAAGACTTGCACAAGTAAAAGCCACCATTTGGATCATTTAGGTAGTCACACTGGTAAAAGGACCTTTACATGCCCTCAGTGTGATAAGTGTTTTAAACAACGAAGAAGTCTTAATATTCACATAAAGACTCACACCGGAGAAATGCCATACGCCTGTCCTCAATGTGAAAAGACCTTCGGAGAAAAAAGTCATCTTGAGGAACATTTAGTTACTCACACTGGTGAAAGACCCTTCACCTGTCCTCAGTGTGATAAGAGTTTTTTACGAAAAAGAAGTCTTAATGCTCACTTAAAgactcacactggagaaaagacGCGGAAAGAACATATAATAAGTCACATTGACCAAACGCCTTTCTCTTGCCCTCAATGTGGAAGTAGttttacacaaaaacaaacTCTTACTTTTCACATGAGGATTCACAGTGAAGATGGGCTTCACACCTGTCCTCATTGTGGGAAGAGTTTAAcatcaaaaacacatttagagGATCACATacgagttcacactggagagaaaccttttaAGTGCCCTCAGTGTGACAAGAGTTTTAAACAACGTGCACATCTTCTGTCTCACAtacgaattcatacaggtgagaaGCCTTTCTCGTGCCATCTGTGTGATGAAAGCTTTAGACATAAAGAATCTCTTAAGCAGCACATACAAATTCATAAAGGTGAGAAGCCTTACTCATGCCATTTGTGTGATAAAAGTTTTGgacaaaaagaaaatcttcAGCATCACATACAAATTCATGCAGATGAGAAGCCTTACTCATGCCATCTGTGTGGTAAGAGCTTTAAAGAAAAGGAAATTCTTCAGTACCACATACAAGTTCATACAGGTGAGAGGCCTTTCTCGTGCCATCTGTGTGATAAaagctttaaaacaaaaaaagatctTAAGTGTCACACACGAGTTCATGAGAAGCCTTTCTCGTGCCATCTGTGTGATAAGAAGTACGGACGGGCACAAAGTCTCAAAGTTCATCTGCTGTCTAACCATACTGAAGAAAATGCTTAAAAGTGGTCACACTGTGGAGTTTTTTTAAGTCTGTGATGCTGATAATACATATGTGACTGTACAGTGGGGAAAATAATTATTTGATCCCCTGCCGATTTTGTACGTATGCTCacttaatacaaataaaaatgtttgtaattttgtagtagaattattttaaatgataaaaacaaaatatacaaagTCAGTCAGTGAGtcaaaaaagtatttgattCCCAAGCAAAACATGAGTCTCTCACCTTTCTAATCATAATCATCCTTACCTCATGAcatgagatcttgcatggactTCCAGACGGAGGGCGATTGATGATGATTTAGTTTTTTTCCATTTTCAAATAATCGCACCAACAGTTGTCTGCTCACCAAGCTTCTTGCTTGATGCTATTGTAGACCATTCCAGCCTTGTACACTTCTACAATCTTCTCCCTGATGTCCTttgacagctctttggtcttgccTATGGTGATGGAGATGTTGGAATGGTAGATACAGATTTTATTGACAGGGGATTtttacagtggcaagaaaaagtatgtgaacctttaGAATAtggttttctaaataaattttgtcataaaatgtaatCTAAGTCAAGGGTATTGACTAACATAATgtagacacaaaataaaataattacacaaaatatttcttatctttcatgtctttattgaacacactcattcaacattcaaaatggcagtggaaaaagtaagtgaacccttatgctgcgttcacaccagccgggGAGGcgtcaagcgtgagtgatttcaatgttaagtcaatgtaaagacatgTTGACGCGCGTCTTGAGGTCTCGCAGTGTGAATGAGGCTTTAGCgtggcgcggtagacgcgattccgctTCATTTGCGCATCTATATCGCGTGAATGGagcgaattgagcattgccgcAGGAAACACACGAGTTGAAAAATtggaactttggcggaaaaatgcGCCACATTAACCagtcaggagcttgctctactagtgacatgattacagaaagcgagcagagtcgcagaagcctgTGGAAGGCCCTCCCATGACGAAAATTTTTGTGTGAATGtatcgatgactagaatttcatgcgcgaatgaagcgagtaaactcaaaatgttcaagcggcaaactagacgcagtTTATGCGATTTTGGCGCCTCAAAcatggctggtgtgaaccctggaTTAGAATTAATTACTGGTTGACCCCCCTTGGCTTCCTGAAGCTGTGGATCAGACCTGCACATCAGTGAGGAGGATTTTTAGCCCATTCTTCCTGGCAGAACTGCTTTAGCTCTGTCATATTCTTTGGACGTCTCATGTGTATGGCCCTCTTCAAGTCAATCCATAGCATCTCTGTTGGGTTGAGGTCTTGGGTCCCAGTCCAAAAGgcggattttgtttttctcaagCCATTCTCTTGTGGTCTTGCTACGTTTTTTGGGTCGTTGCGATGTTGCAATACCAACCTTCAGCTAGTATACAGACATTTTCACATTATTGTGAAGAATTGTCTGATACACTTGGGAAATCATCTGCCTATCATTGATTGCAAGCTGGCCAGGACCTGGTGCAGCAAATCAGGCCCAAATAATGATGTTTCCACCACCATATTAtatatttgcattaaaatgtaaataagttGCAGTAATATTAGATTTGCACTCATTGTAGGTAATTTGTTAAATGATGGTAACAAGACTATATCTCCATCtaaatttattaattattaataaaaaattgttACTGAATTgagatttttaaagaaataatttaATCGCAATTTACAAGACAGCACTGCGTGTCTCCATTAGATTACTGGATCTGAAAGATTACAAGCAATTATAACACTCATGTTGAGTGCCTTTATTTATGCACAATAATTTGATGTTGTGTACTTTTAACTGTATATATTGTACAATCAAAATGGAAAATATACTTCATACAGCTGCCCGGAGCACTTAACTAGATTGATCGATTGATCgatttgattgattgattttatttgaccacttaaatataaaaatatgaaacagtACTCTGAGtcacacattaaaataaataaaaagtcagGGATAACACAATAAAGCCCAAAGACTTATTTCCATTGTGGTTcctaaaaaataaagttatttattGGTAGATTCTGTATTGCAAATGTGGGATAATTTGCCTTAAAGGTATTTATTTTACCTATGAATTCACGATTTGTATATTTTCTTTCTCAAGGTGATAGTTTTATTAATTTCCTTGCATTTCACGACTTTTGACATAGATTGAATAAAGgcacttttattttgcttcTTGGAGCGTGTCGTGACGTCATAAGTGGTGCGCGCTGCGCCGCTGGTCTTTCGGTTGAGCAAAGATTAAGAGGTAAACACTAATCTATTTGATTTTTAAGGATCCTTTCAGTAGttttttcaaacaaaaaaaaatcgcTCAATTCTTAACAGAGATCAGATATCTTTACCTGCTAGCTTTAAGCTTAAAGttgttgagattttttttttttattattaacaatTGCTACCCAGTTAATTATAAATTTGCTaaattcaataataatatttctcCCTTGTGCACCTTTTGTCATCAGGCTGATGAGACaatctttcatttattttggaaatgtatATACTGCAAAATATCTTGGGTTTACTTTTCAAATTTTGTAAAAGATATATTTCTGTAAATTTCTGTTTATACCAAAAAATTGTGTCCTTTGGTGAAACTATAAGATTAGACCCTTATTACTTTAAATTTATTCTTAACTTGCTGCTTCTCCTTGCTAAATTTTATATTCACAAATGCAAATTCTCGAAGAAAAAGATTAGAAGGTAAATTAAACTAATATAAATATACTaacaaatacatatttaaacatTATTGAATATTACTGAAACAATATTAATTAGGATTACAGTATTGTATTGCATTATTACAAAGGAACGTTACTGAGAGTTGAGATTTACTTCACTTTTCAAGCCATTATGTAAAATTctaaacttttttatatttcatttggGCTTTATTGACTGTTAAATTATAACTGTTGTCATTTATATCTTCACATATCCGAAGATTCTGAAGAAACAATCTTAAATGACTCAATCTTCAGTGAAGTCACTATCACATCAGTTCATCAATAAATACTGTGAAGAAGACAAACAAGCAGCTGCTGTCACAACACATTCAACTACTCTACTATTCTGATCCACTGTTGTAATGATGGAGTGTGTTAAAGAGGAGACTGATCCTGAATCATTTACAATAACACCTCAACATACTCAACAACAAAGAGGTTTGTGTCTTATCTTAATGACTGAGAAAGAGAttaaagttttttgacattagAGCTGTACAATATTATAATGAGGAATTTGACTCGATTATACCAgtaaaagagaaagagagtcaTCTACATTTGATAAAGTTGACATCAAATATTGTGACATCACAATAATCTTTCTTGCATTTTGAAATTAAATTGAGATTTAattttgttaaattaatttcATGTTAATTTGTTCATTATAGGTTTAATGGGAGTAAAAGAGGAAGGTCAAGGACAAAATGAAGTGGAGGTTGAAGATCAGCACCACAATTTCAAAAGTGAAGAAAATTCTTTCAGTTGCTCACAGACTGATGAGGATTCACCTCAAGAAACAGAAGAAGCTAAAATCTCATTTCCATGCCATCCTTATGGTGAGACTTTTTCACTACATGGGCATTCAAATGTTCAAATAAAGACTCACACAGGAGAAATGCTTCAGTATGAAAAGACTAGCACAAGTAAAAGCCACCTTTTGGATCATTTATGTAGTCATACTGGTGAGAAGAACTTTGCATGCCCTTATTGTGATAAGTGTTTTAAACAACGAAGAAGTCTTAATGTTCACATAAAGACTCACACCGGAGAAATGCCATACAGCTGCCCTCAGTGTGAAACAACCTACAGAGATAAAAGGCGCCTTAAGGATCATTTAGTGAGTCACACTGGTGAGTGGCCCTTTACCTGCCTTCAGTGTGATAAGGGTTTTTTGCGCAAAAATTATCTTGATGTTCACTTAAAgactcacactggagaaaaaacaaacacaagtgAAAAGTCACTGAAAGAATGTAAAATAAGTCACACAGACCAAACGCCTTTCTCTTGTTctcaatgtggaaagagttttacacAAAGACAAAACCTTAATAGTCACATGAGGAGTCACAGTGATGAGGGGCCTTACACCTGTCCTCAATGTGGGAAGAGTTTCACAACAAAAGCACATTTAAAGAATCACATacgagttcacactggagagaaacctttcgTGTGCCCGCAGTGTGACAAGAGTTTTAAACAACGTGGACATCTACAGAGTCACATACGAATTCATACAGATGAGAAGCCTTACTTATGCGATCTCTGTAATAAGAGCTTTAGACAAAAAGAATCTCTTAAGCAGCACATGCGAGTTCATACAGATGAGAAGCCTTTCTCATGCCATCTGTGTGGTAAGAGCTTTAGACATAAAGAAAATCTTAAGCAGCACATACAAGTTCATACAAGTGCGAAGCCTTACTCATGCCATCTGTGTGATGAGAgctttagacaaaaaaaaaatcttaagcAGCACATacgagttcacactggagagaaaccttacaagTGCCCTCAGTGTGACAAGAGTTTTACACAACAAGGAGTTCTTAAGCAGCACAtacgaattcatacaggtgagaaGCCTTACTTGTGCCATCTGTGTAATAAGAGCTTTagacaaaaagaaaatcttAAGCGTCACATACGATTTCATACAGGTGAGAAGCCTTACTCATGCCATCTGTGTGATAAGAGTTACAAATGGGCACAAAGTCTCAAAAAGCATCTGCTGTTTCACAAAAATGGAGAAAACCCCTAAAAGTGTTCACATTGTATAAAGAGTTTTATTGAGTCTGTGACGCTGATAAAACacaagtattttttattttggggtaacAGTACTAGTAGATTTccgctcattaaataatttgttaaagTCTTATCTTCATCCATATACTTAAAATCTAATTTTTGTTAAATATGGATGTGATGGATAGAAAACTAAAAAAATGTGTAACTAAAATTATTCACTTATAAAACAGTGCTAATCTGAAAGATTACAAGCTATCATAACACTCATGTATTGACTGTCTTTTAGTGATATAGTTTTCAtgaagtttaatttatttattttgttatgtgttgtgttttgcaaatgtgtaattaaacatatttattttaccTATACATTCACGATTTGTATATTTACTTTGGTGAAGATGATAGTTGACTAATTTCCTTGCATTTCAAGAATTTTGACATAGATTGAATAAAGGGACCTTTATTTTGCTTCTTGGAGCCTGCCGGGTGGTGACGTCATAAGGGTGCgctcactgatctatataaatgactggattgcgcatagaacgcttgacgtaactgcgtgatttgaagccagcgcagagttcgagccgccatcttggtatacccaaccggcagagagcgccattgacttccattcaaaatcatgatcaaaatttaccccctttaccACGTATCatttacacaaggttaatttttaggatatgtgtacgtaaattatttgttaattctggtgttatttgcaatgtttatgttttaatcgggcaggataatggatttataaaaaaccgttaatgtgagtgtgtctgttgcatttgttaatgacacgggtataaataaagttttttttgacattcagctacactgtgacggtcagcgttatatctctaaataagtttaggtaacttgtaagtttagataacataattacaaaactagcaaattattgcatgcacatacggtacaaagcatgattatttatttagatttcagaatgagcacgtttattgtcattaatactaaatatgctgcggtctgtctgctgatctgatactgtaataaagatgaatgtataataactgtttaaaacgcaaaatgtacaactttcagtaaataactatttacatgctttggacgtttgtgttgttataatgtacagggtaacttcacatataaaaacgaagacgagtaaagtgatgttttatcattaaaatccgataacgtccattgatttaatagaacgtttgggtataccaacatggcggcgcggtggcttcacaagtgtgacgtcatgcgcaatccagtcatttatatagatcagtgggtgCGCTCCGTACGCTGCCGCTCGCTTTTCGGTTGAGGAAAGATTATGAGGTAAATAAAACTAATAAATATActaacaaataaatatttaaactttatagAATTTTATTACAAACAATGTTAATTAGGATTACAgttttgcatttctttattttaaagaaatgatAATTGTTTCACTACACCCAACAAGGCAAAAACAGAGATTTACTTCACTTTTCAAGCCACTCAGGTAACGttatgtatgtttattaaatgAATTTTAAGGAATATATGTGCTTCACTTTTCCATACAGTTTTTTAACATAGCAGATGGATAATTGCTGTTGCTagtgctctttgttttgcctgaAAATCCatgccagtaatgtttttagtaagacatgtttgttaaaactagttatatttcctcattaaactaaggtctagtcctggtttaagataatccctgtccgggaaaccaccccatggTCATTAAATTGCTAGAATAAAGGCATTATTTAACGAGAAAAagtcagaataaatataatttaacgAGAATagagtcgttatttaacgaaaataaattCATTAAATTTCGAGAATGAAGTCAGTTCAGTTTAGGCCTATTCTTTATGTGGTTTACTGCATTAAGACAGTGACATAAATACACTAAATTCACtaaacaatataatatattattaataatcatGTACGGTCAACCAGAAAAGCCCAGAATGTGCTCGTTTTCATTAAAGGAAACAAACAGTTTGTGTTCTTATTCTGGGATGTTCTGCGTGCCTGTACAcagaatgttttattaataaaatgtttgctGAATATTACTGTGTATTCAATGTTGTCTTTTAGGGTTATAAGGGGTCTGCACTTAGTAAAGATTAAGCTTTCATGAGAACAAGCCTAAAATGAAACCTCGGCCATACGATTAATATCCCTAATATCCCTTACCACCTGTGCACTTTCATTTACAGTAGGTGCGCCTTCATATGcattttaactgtagtaaaaccatggttttactacagttaaaaaaacaaaaaaaacatgataactgtagtaaaactgtggtaaccacaaaataaccatggttttgacaatcatggttttcaaaaaccatagttaaacaaatggttagtgtagtaaaaccatggttttgcttacagtatagtaatcaatacaccaagaAACCATGGTTTCTATACTTTTACCACATTAAAACCATGGGTAATTTTCATAAGGATTTACCCTACCCAATAAACAAAACCCTTTATTCATTACGATATTCTGTTCATTGCATGCCTGTTTTATTAAGGTGTGCGCTGAATTTTGTTCGTTCACATTATCTCCCCCCATATTGTCTTTTATATGAGGAAGATTccttaaaattaatttaaattttaaattttattaataaaattaatttattaataagaCAGGTATGTAATTTGGTATCTGCTTTGCAGATTtgcgactttattctcgttaaataatgactttagcTTGAC belongs to Paramisgurnus dabryanus chromosome 2, PD_genome_1.1, whole genome shotgun sequence and includes:
- the LOC135743796 gene encoding uncharacterized protein isoform X3 is translated as MMECVKEETDPESFTITSQRTQQQRGLMGVKEEVQGQNEIKDEHQHHNFKSEENSFSCSQTDKDSHEEKEAAKISFPCHPYDETSTQEGHSNVHIKTHTGEMPQCEKTCTSKSHHLDHLGSHTGKRTFTCPQCDKCFKQRRSLNIHIKTHTGEMPYACPQCEKTFGEKSHLEEHLVTHTGERPFTCPQCDKSFLRKRSLNAHLKTHTGEKTRKEHIISHIDQTPFSCPQCGSSFTQKQTLTFHMRIHSEDGLHTCPHCGKSLTSKTHLEDHIRVHTGEKPFKCPQCDKSFKQRAHLLSHIRIHTGEKPFSCHLCDESFRHKESLKQHIQIHKGEKPYSCHLCDKSFGQKENLQHHIQIHADEKPYSCHLCGKSFKEKEILQYHIQVHTGERPFSCHLCDKSFKTKKDLKCHTRVHEKPFSCHLCDKKYGRAQSLKVHLLSNHTEENA
- the LOC135743797 gene encoding uncharacterized protein; this translates as MGVKEEGQGQNEVEVEDQHHNFKSEENSFSCSQTDEDSPQETEEAKISFPCHPYGETFSLHGHSNVQIKTHTGEMLQYEKTSTSKSHLLDHLCSHTGEKNFACPYCDKCFKQRRSLNVHIKTHTGEMPYSCPQCETTYRDKRRLKDHLVSHTGEWPFTCLQCDKGFLRKNYLDVHLKTHTGEKTNTSEKSLKECKISHTDQTPFSCSQCGKSFTQRQNLNSHMRSHSDEGPYTCPQCGKSFTTKAHLKNHIRVHTGEKPFVCPQCDKSFKQRGHLQSHIRIHTDEKPYLCDLCNKSFRQKESLKQHMRVHTDEKPFSCHLCGKSFRHKENLKQHIQVHTSAKPYSCHLCDESFRQKKNLKQHIRVHTGEKPYKCPQCDKSFTQQGVLKQHIRIHTGEKPYLCHLCNKSFRQKENLKRHIRFHTGEKPYSCHLCDKSYKWAQSLKKHLLFHKNGENP